One part of the Georgfuchsia toluolica genome encodes these proteins:
- the hisG gene encoding ATP phosphoribosyltransferase: protein MSITIALSKGRIFDETLPLLAAAGIVPAENPEHSRKLIIGTNRADVGVVIVRASDVPTYVQYGAADIGIAGKDVLIEHGGAGLYQPLDLNIARCRMCVAAPVGFDYAAAVKRGARLRIATKYLLTAREHFAAKGVHVDLIKLYGSMELAPLVGLADAIVDLVSSGNTLKANNLVEVEQIMPISSRLIVNQAALKVKHDILQPIIEAFKSAIK from the coding sequence ATGAGCATCACCATCGCCCTCTCCAAGGGCCGCATTTTCGATGAAACCCTGCCGCTGCTGGCTGCGGCGGGCATTGTGCCGGCGGAAAATCCGGAGCATTCGCGCAAGCTGATCATCGGCACCAATCGCGCCGACGTCGGCGTGGTCATCGTGCGCGCTTCCGATGTGCCGACCTATGTGCAATACGGCGCGGCCGATATCGGCATCGCCGGCAAGGATGTACTGATCGAACACGGCGGCGCCGGACTGTACCAGCCGCTCGATCTCAATATCGCGCGCTGCCGCATGTGCGTCGCAGCTCCCGTCGGCTTCGACTATGCGGCAGCGGTGAAACGCGGTGCCCGTCTGCGCATCGCCACAAAATATTTACTGACTGCGCGCGAACACTTCGCCGCCAAGGGTGTGCATGTCGACCTGATCAAGCTCTACGGTTCGATGGAACTGGCGCCGCTGGTGGGGTTGGCCGATGCCATCGTCGATCTGGTGTCCTCCGGCAACACGCTGAAGGCCAATAACCTGGTCGAGGTCGAGCAGATCATGCCGATTTCATCGCGCCTGATCGTCAACCAGGCCGCGCTCAAGGTCAAACACGACATCTTGCAGCCGATCATCGAAGCCTTCAAGAGCGCGATTAAATGA
- the hisD gene encoding histidinol dehydrogenase, whose product MSVSIRRLTTSDPEFQAKLDRLLVFDDSTDESVERAVAEIIADVRQRGDDAVLDCTRRFDQLAAASMPALELPKAELAQAFAALDAERRQALEIAAARIRSYHEHQKADSWEYQDAEGMRLGQKVTPLDRVGLYVPGGKASYPSSVLMNAIPAKVAGVGELIMVVPTPRGEKNQLVLAAAHLAGVDRVFTIGGAQAVAALAYGTETIPQVDKIVGPGNAYVACAKRRVFGVVGIDMVAGPSEVLVIADGTTNPDWVAMDLFAQAEHDEMAQSILLCPDADFIDRVVQSINRLLPAMSRRETIAVSLSSRGALIQVADLDEACAVANRIAPEHLELSVQEARQLVEKIRHAGAIFIGPHTSESIGDYCAGPDHVLPTSRSARFSSPLGVYDFQKRSSLIEVPAAAAAKLGPVASVLARGEGLTAHARAAELRYED is encoded by the coding sequence ATGAGTGTTTCGATCCGGCGTCTGACGACCAGCGATCCGGAATTTCAGGCCAAGCTCGATCGCCTGTTGGTCTTCGACGATTCGACCGATGAATCCGTTGAACGGGCGGTGGCGGAGATCATCGCCGACGTGAGGCAGCGAGGCGACGACGCCGTGCTCGATTGCACGCGGCGTTTCGATCAGCTCGCTGCGGCGTCGATGCCGGCGCTGGAACTGCCCAAGGCGGAACTGGCGCAGGCGTTTGCCGCGCTCGACGCCGAACGCCGCCAGGCGCTCGAAATCGCCGCCGCACGTATCCGCAGCTATCACGAGCATCAGAAGGCCGATTCGTGGGAATATCAGGATGCCGAAGGCATGCGCCTCGGGCAGAAGGTGACGCCGCTCGACCGCGTTGGCCTCTATGTGCCGGGCGGCAAGGCCAGCTATCCCTCGTCGGTGCTGATGAATGCGATTCCCGCCAAGGTCGCCGGTGTCGGCGAACTGATCATGGTGGTACCGACCCCGCGCGGCGAAAAAAACCAGCTCGTGCTGGCGGCCGCGCATCTGGCCGGGGTGGATCGCGTATTTACTATCGGCGGCGCGCAGGCCGTCGCCGCGCTGGCCTATGGCACTGAGACGATTCCGCAGGTGGACAAGATCGTCGGTCCCGGCAATGCCTACGTCGCCTGCGCCAAGCGCCGCGTCTTCGGCGTAGTCGGTATCGACATGGTGGCGGGGCCGTCGGAAGTGCTGGTCATTGCCGACGGCACGACCAACCCGGATTGGGTGGCGATGGATCTGTTCGCCCAGGCCGAGCACGACGAAATGGCGCAGTCGATATTGCTCTGTCCCGATGCTGATTTCATAGATCGCGTAGTGCAGAGCATCAACCGGCTGCTGCCGGCCATGTCACGGCGCGAAACCATCGCCGTCTCTCTCTCTTCCCGCGGCGCGCTGATCCAGGTCGCCGATCTCGACGAGGCCTGTGCCGTCGCCAACCGTATTGCCCCCGAGCATCTGGAATTGTCGGTGCAGGAGGCACGTCAGTTGGTGGAAAAAATCCGCCATGCCGGCGCCATTTTCATCGGGCCCCATACGTCGGAATCAATCGGGGATTACTGCGCCGGCCCCGACCATGTGCTGCCGACCTCGCGCAGCGCGCGTTTCTCCAGCCCGCTCGGCGTCTACGACTTCCAGAAGCGATCGAGCCTGATCGAGGTTCCCGCTGCGGCCGCAGCCAAGCTTGGGCCGGTCGCTTCGGTGCTGGCACGCGGGGAGGGACTGACCGCGCATGCGCGGGCGGCGGAACTGCGGTACGAAGACTAG
- a CDS encoding transposase: MHDVNILDMIHWPAGAIVVVDRGYLDFIRLQSLHQRHVFFFVRAKGNTRYTRVASCEADKSTGLRSDQSILLITPKSKLAYPDHLRRVSYRDPETDKFLLFFTNRSDLPALTIAEIYRNR; the protein is encoded by the coding sequence GTGCACGACGTCAACATTCTCGATATGATCCATTGGCCTGCCGGCGCCATTGTGGTTGTCGACCGCGGCTATCTCGATTTCATCAGACTGCAATCGTTGCACCAACGCCATGTCTTCTTCTTTGTTCGTGCCAAAGGCAATACGCGTTACACCCGGGTCGCCTCGTGCGAGGCCGACAAATCGACAGGTCTGCGCAGCGACCAAAGTATCTTGCTCATTACTCCCAAATCGAAGCTCGCCTATCCAGATCACTTGCGCCGCGTTTCCTATCGGGATCCCGAAACAGACAAGTTCCTCCTGTTCTTCACCAATCGATCCGATCTGCCAGCACTCACCATTGCCGAGATCTACCGCAATCGATGA
- the recQ gene encoding DNA helicase RecQ, with translation MSNARHILHSVFGYSEFRGEQAVIVDHVLQGGDALVLMPTGGGKSLCFQIPALLRSGCGIVVSPLIALMQDQVDALLQSGVKAAFLNSSQDFDTAIATERRLMTGELDLLYVAPERLLTERFLGLLDQLSEQQRIALFAIDEAHCVSQWGHDFRPEYIQLSVLHERYPTVPRIALTATADELTRHEIVHRLGLNEARRFVASFNRPNIRYSVIERDNPRRQLQGFLASHRGEAGIVYCLSRKKVDETAAWLQTQGFNALPYHAGLDAGTRRAHQQRFVRDDGVVMVATIAFGMGIDKPDVRYVAHLDLPKSLEAYYQETGRAGRDGDPAEAWMTYGLNDVVIHRLRIDESAAPDEQKRIERQKLDAMLAYCEAASCRRTLLLQYFGEITSACNNCDTCASPPQLWDGTIASQKLLSAVLRTGQRFGSGHLIDLLRGKLNPRISEYRHDQLPTFGVGKDLDEFTWRAVARQLLVGGILHADARHFGAITLTEAARAVLKGETTLMLRRPRKLTSGKVPRYSRDDKKIDLDIADMGLFEALRAWRSTEAKGQGVPAYVIMHDRTLREIARTRPATRDQLLDLPGIGEARAEHYGEALLRVIDEAARGM, from the coding sequence ATGAGTAACGCCCGGCACATCCTCCACAGCGTTTTCGGTTATAGCGAGTTCCGTGGCGAACAGGCGGTGATCGTCGATCACGTCTTGCAGGGCGGCGATGCGCTGGTATTGATGCCCACCGGCGGCGGCAAGTCGCTGTGTTTTCAGATTCCGGCGCTGTTGCGATCCGGCTGCGGCATCGTCGTTTCGCCGCTGATCGCGCTGATGCAGGACCAGGTGGACGCCCTATTGCAATCCGGCGTCAAGGCCGCCTTTCTCAATTCGAGTCAGGACTTCGACACCGCAATCGCGACCGAACGCCGCTTGATGACGGGTGAGCTCGATCTGCTCTATGTCGCGCCGGAACGCCTGCTCACCGAGCGTTTCCTCGGCCTGCTCGACCAGCTCAGCGAACAGCAGCGCATCGCCTTGTTCGCCATCGACGAAGCGCACTGCGTCTCGCAATGGGGCCACGACTTCCGCCCCGAATACATCCAGCTCTCCGTGTTGCACGAGCGCTATCCGACAGTGCCGCGCATCGCCCTCACCGCCACGGCGGACGAACTGACCCGGCACGAAATCGTGCACCGCCTGGGCCTGAACGAAGCGCGCCGCTTCGTTGCCAGCTTCAACCGGCCCAATATCCGCTACAGCGTGATCGAGCGCGACAATCCGAGGAGGCAGTTGCAGGGTTTCCTCGCATCGCATCGCGGCGAGGCCGGCATTGTCTATTGCCTGTCGCGCAAGAAAGTGGATGAAACCGCCGCCTGGCTGCAGACACAGGGCTTCAATGCGCTGCCTTATCACGCCGGCCTCGATGCCGGGACGCGGCGTGCACACCAGCAGCGCTTCGTCCGCGACGATGGCGTCGTCATGGTCGCCACCATCGCCTTCGGCATGGGCATCGACAAGCCCGACGTGCGCTACGTTGCCCACCTCGATCTGCCCAAGAGCCTGGAAGCCTACTATCAGGAAACCGGCCGTGCCGGCCGCGACGGCGACCCCGCCGAAGCCTGGATGACCTACGGCCTCAATGACGTGGTGATCCACCGCCTGCGCATTGACGAATCCGCAGCCCCCGACGAACAGAAGCGCATCGAGCGGCAAAAGCTCGACGCCATGCTGGCCTACTGCGAGGCCGCTTCCTGCCGCCGTACCCTGCTGTTGCAATATTTTGGTGAAATTACAAGTGCTTGTAACAACTGCGACACCTGCGCCAGCCCGCCGCAACTGTGGGACGGCACCATTGCTTCGCAAAAGCTGCTCTCCGCCGTGCTGCGCACCGGCCAGCGCTTCGGCAGCGGCCACTTGATCGACTTGCTGCGCGGCAAGCTCAACCCCAGGATCAGCGAATACCGGCACGACCAACTGCCCACCTTCGGCGTCGGCAAGGACCTGGACGAATTTACCTGGCGCGCCGTCGCCCGCCAGTTGCTGGTGGGCGGCATTCTCCACGCCGATGCCCGGCACTTCGGCGCCATTACGCTCACCGAAGCCGCCCGCGCCGTGCTGAAGGGAGAAACCACGCTCATGCTGCGCCGGCCGCGCAAGCTCACGAGCGGCAAAGTGCCGCGTTACAGCCGCGACGACAAGAAAATCGATCTCGATATCGCCGACATGGGCCTGTTCGAGGCCTTGCGCGCATGGCGTTCGACAGAGGCAAAAGGGCAGGGCGTACCGGCTTACGTCATCATGCACGACCGCACGCTGCGCGAAATCGCCCGCACCCGCCCCGCGACACGGGACCAGCTGCTTGACCTTCCCGGCATCGGCGAAGCCAGGGCGGAGCACTACGGCGAAGCGCTGTTGCGGGTGATTGACGAAGCGGCAAGGGGAATGTGA
- a CDS encoding type II toxin-antitoxin system VapC family toxin has product MRVVDTSAWIEWLIGGPLKKTLLKEFPDKEHCIVPTIVQLELAKWLAREVGEDQADQVIAFTQKCVVAPLDTRIALTAADLHRQYKLATADAVVYATALEHGADVLTCDVHFEKLPGVVLIRKRV; this is encoded by the coding sequence ATGCGTGTCGTCGATACCTCGGCCTGGATCGAATGGCTGATCGGCGGGCCGTTGAAGAAGACGCTGCTGAAAGAGTTTCCAGACAAGGAACATTGCATTGTACCGACCATCGTCCAGTTGGAACTGGCGAAGTGGCTGGCACGGGAAGTCGGTGAAGATCAGGCGGATCAGGTAATCGCTTTTACGCAAAAATGTGTCGTGGCACCGCTGGATACCCGTATTGCGCTGACCGCGGCCGACCTGCATCGCCAGTACAAGCTGGCGACCGCCGATGCGGTGGTGTATGCCACGGCATTGGAACACGGTGCCGATGTACTGACCTGCGACGTGCATTTCGAGAAGTTGCCAGGCGTGGTCTTGATTCGAAAGCGTGTTTGA
- a CDS encoding AbrB/MazE/SpoVT family DNA-binding domain-containing protein → MAAIATLSSKYQISIPKAVREEQHWKAGQEFVFIPKGNGVLVMPVPELKQLAGIAKGAKATGYRDRKDRY, encoded by the coding sequence ATGGCCGCCATTGCAACGCTATCCAGCAAATATCAAATCTCCATCCCCAAGGCTGTCCGCGAGGAACAGCACTGGAAAGCGGGTCAGGAGTTTGTTTTCATTCCCAAGGGCAATGGCGTTCTGGTCATGCCGGTGCCTGAACTGAAGCAGCTTGCCGGGATTGCCAAAGGCGCCAAAGCCACGGGCTATCGGGACCGCAAGGATCGCTATTGA
- the ubiB gene encoding ubiquinone biosynthesis regulatory protein kinase UbiB has product MRLFRFAKIVRIGLGYGLDQMVPEFASPFVPLSWGKRVVRGLLFWRNLSAPRGERLREALETLGPIFVKFGQVLSTRRDLLPPDIADELAKLQDQVPPFPTPQAIAELERVYGKPLAEVFATFDQETVASASVAQVYMATLFDGREVAVKILRPGIVNVIEHDLALMRTGAELLERLWPEARRLKPREVVAEFDKYLHDELDLMREAANCSLLRRNFAGSPLLLVPEVHWDFCSTSVMVMERMHGTPISQKDELIRQGVDIPALARAGVEIFFTQVFRDGFFHADMHPGNIFVATDAANRGKYIALDFGIVGTLTDSDKSYLARNFLAFFKRDYKDVAESHVESGWAPADTRIDEFESAIRSVCEPIFDKPLKEISFGRVLLRLFQTSRRFNVDVQPQLVLLQKTLLNIEGLGRQLDPELDLWKTAKPFLERWMSEELGLRGLATSLKKEVPRWAKILPQLPRLAHQSLQPRDDSALREELRLLRQAQRRQGWFLAAIFVMGLTALGLYFFA; this is encoded by the coding sequence CTGCGTCTCTTTCGTTTCGCCAAAATCGTTCGCATCGGCCTGGGCTACGGACTCGACCAGATGGTGCCCGAGTTTGCCTCGCCGTTTGTTCCCTTGAGCTGGGGGAAGCGCGTGGTGCGCGGCTTGCTGTTCTGGCGCAATCTCTCGGCCCCGCGCGGCGAACGCCTGCGTGAGGCACTGGAAACGCTGGGGCCGATTTTCGTCAAGTTCGGCCAGGTGCTATCGACGCGGCGCGACCTGTTGCCGCCGGATATCGCCGACGAACTGGCAAAGTTGCAGGATCAGGTGCCGCCTTTCCCCACCCCGCAGGCCATCGCCGAACTGGAGCGCGTTTACGGCAAGCCGCTGGCTGAAGTATTTGCCACTTTCGATCAGGAAACGGTGGCTTCAGCGTCGGTCGCGCAAGTCTATATGGCGACCTTGTTCGACGGCCGCGAAGTGGCGGTAAAAATACTGCGCCCCGGCATCGTGAACGTGATCGAACACGATTTGGCGCTGATGCGGACCGGCGCCGAACTGCTGGAAAGGCTCTGGCCGGAGGCGCGCCGCCTCAAGCCGCGCGAAGTGGTGGCGGAATTCGACAAATATCTGCACGACGAACTCGACCTGATGCGCGAAGCGGCCAATTGTTCCCTACTGCGCAGGAACTTTGCCGGGTCGCCCCTGCTGCTGGTCCCCGAAGTACATTGGGATTTTTGCTCCACCTCGGTGATGGTGATGGAGCGCATGCATGGCACGCCGATTTCGCAGAAGGACGAACTGATCCGCCAGGGCGTCGACATTCCGGCGCTGGCGCGCGCCGGGGTGGAGATTTTTTTCACCCAGGTATTCCGCGACGGCTTCTTCCACGCCGACATGCACCCCGGCAACATTTTCGTCGCGACGGACGCAGCCAATCGCGGCAAATACATCGCGCTCGACTTCGGCATCGTCGGCACGCTCACCGACAGCGACAAGAGCTATCTGGCGCGGAACTTTCTCGCCTTCTTCAAGCGTGATTACAAGGACGTCGCCGAATCCCATGTCGAATCCGGCTGGGCACCGGCCGATACGCGCATCGACGAGTTCGAATCGGCGATCCGCTCGGTATGCGAACCGATATTCGACAAGCCATTGAAGGAAATTTCCTTTGGCCGCGTGCTGCTGCGCCTGTTCCAGACTTCGCGCCGCTTCAATGTCGATGTCCAGCCGCAATTGGTGCTGCTGCAAAAGACTCTGCTGAATATCGAAGGGCTGGGCCGCCAGCTCGACCCCGAGCTCGACCTGTGGAAGACGGCGAAGCCCTTCCTCGAACGCTGGATGAGTGAGGAACTCGGCTTGCGCGGCTTGGCCACCAGCCTGAAAAAGGAGGTGCCGCGCTGGGCGAAGATTCTGCCCCAGTTGCCCCGCCTGGCGCACCAATCGCTGCAACCGCGCGATGACAGTGCGCTGCGCGAGGAACTGCGTCTTCTGCGGCAGGCGCAGCGGCGTCAAGGCTGGTTTCTGGCCGCGATATTCGTCATGGGTTTGACCGCTCTCGGCTTGTACTTCTTCGCCTAA
- the argS gene encoding arginine--tRNA ligase has translation MPANSPTDLKAHIAQLLHTALSGVAPTAAATEILIERPKQASHGDFASNLAMQLARALRANPREIAQKLLAALPVSLLIEKAEIAGAGFINFTLSHAARTAVIAEVLAQGADFGRIKLGSGCKVQVEFVSANPTGPLHVGHGRGAAYGASLAAVLDFAGYAVTREYYVNDAGRQMDILAVSTWLRYLELHDITIPFPPNAYQGDYVRSMALGIKQEDGARHVRATEAVLSDVPSIESDIEERLDGLIAAGKRLLGTGWQRIHQYALNEQLEDCKQDLAAFGVNFEVWYSENSLYTSGAVQRIVERLEQQGHIYVKEGAKWFRSTAFGDEKDRVVQRDNGLYTYFASDIAYHLEKFERGFDKVIDIWGADHHGYIPRVKGALTALGLDANKLDVTLVQFVSLYRNGEKASMSTRAGEYVTLRALREEVGNDACRFFYMLRKSDLALDFDLDLATSQSNDNPVYYVQYAHARICSVLVQAKAGLATAVAELAHANPALLTHPLELALCAQLREFPAVIEAAARDYAPHGVAFYLRELAAGFHGWYNAERLLVENVSLQRSRLALAQAVKQTLANGLKLLGVSAPESM, from the coding sequence ATGCCTGCCAACTCTCCTACCGACCTCAAAGCGCACATTGCGCAACTGCTGCACACTGCACTCTCCGGTGTGGCGCCCACTGCTGCTGCGACTGAAATCCTGATCGAGCGCCCCAAGCAGGCCAGCCATGGCGATTTCGCCAGCAACCTGGCCATGCAGCTCGCCCGCGCTCTGCGGGCCAATCCGCGCGAGATCGCGCAAAAGCTGCTCGCCGCGCTGCCGGTATCGCTACTGATCGAGAAGGCCGAGATTGCCGGTGCGGGCTTCATCAACTTCACGCTCTCGCATGCGGCGCGCACCGCAGTGATCGCCGAAGTGCTGGCGCAAGGCGCGGATTTCGGCCGTATCAAGCTGGGTTCGGGATGCAAAGTGCAAGTGGAATTCGTCTCGGCCAACCCCACCGGCCCGCTGCATGTCGGCCATGGCCGCGGCGCGGCCTATGGCGCCAGCCTCGCCGCCGTACTCGACTTCGCCGGTTATGCGGTGACGCGCGAGTACTACGTCAATGACGCAGGGCGGCAGATGGATATCCTCGCCGTGTCGACCTGGCTGCGCTATCTCGAACTGCACGACATCACGATTCCCTTCCCGCCCAATGCCTATCAGGGCGATTATGTGAGAAGCATGGCGCTCGGTATCAAGCAGGAGGACGGCGCCAGGCATGTGCGTGCCACCGAGGCGGTGCTCTCCGATGTGCCGTCCATCGAGAGCGATATCGAAGAGCGCCTCGACGGTCTTATCGCCGCCGGCAAGCGCCTGCTCGGCACGGGCTGGCAGCGCATCCATCAGTACGCGCTGAATGAACAACTGGAAGACTGCAAGCAGGATCTGGCTGCCTTCGGCGTCAACTTCGAGGTCTGGTATTCAGAGAATTCTCTGTACACCTCTGGCGCCGTGCAGCGCATCGTCGAGCGTCTCGAACAGCAGGGTCACATTTACGTCAAGGAAGGCGCCAAGTGGTTCCGCTCCACCGCCTTCGGCGATGAAAAGGATCGCGTCGTGCAGCGCGACAACGGTCTCTACACCTACTTTGCTTCGGACATCGCCTACCATCTGGAAAAATTCGAGCGCGGCTTCGACAAGGTGATCGACATCTGGGGTGCCGACCACCACGGTTACATCCCGCGCGTGAAGGGCGCCTTGACGGCGCTCGGCCTCGATGCCAACAAGCTCGACGTGACGCTGGTGCAGTTCGTCAGCCTCTACCGCAATGGCGAGAAGGCTTCGATGTCGACACGCGCCGGCGAGTACGTCACCCTGCGCGCCTTGCGCGAGGAAGTCGGCAACGACGCCTGCCGTTTCTTCTACATGCTGCGCAAATCCGATCTTGCGCTTGATTTCGATCTCGACCTCGCCACCTCGCAGTCGAACGACAATCCGGTGTACTACGTGCAGTACGCCCACGCCCGCATCTGCTCGGTGCTGGTGCAAGCGAAGGCAGGGTTGGCAACGGCGGTGGCCGAACTGGCGCATGCCAACCCGGCATTGCTGACTCATCCGCTCGAATTGGCGTTATGCGCACAGTTGCGCGAATTCCCCGCGGTCATCGAAGCCGCCGCGCGCGACTATGCGCCGCATGGCGTCGCTTTCTATCTCAGAGAACTGGCGGCCGGCTTCCATGGCTGGTATAACGCGGAACGTCTGCTGGTCGAAAATGTCTCGCTTCAGCGGTCCCGTCTTGCTCTGGCACAGGCGGTAAAACAGACGCTGGCAAACGGCTTGAAACTTCTTGGCGTATCGGCACCGGAGTCAATGTAA
- a CDS encoding SPOR domain-containing protein, protein MNNASGRHGAGGGSKLLLGGFIGLVIGVLIAFGVVLYLNKAPLPFQEKNGRPEQDQTVRKGQEALPLPGKPGDAPVEKPRFEFYKILPGTQEAAPGNNATNPPPVDDQTSGQAQVPMELFYLQVGAFQKATDADNLKAKLALIGVEASVQDVAVPDKGTLHRVRTGPYATPNEMNQVRTLMAQNGVQATLIKVKEAGTPAPSTESKPGKP, encoded by the coding sequence ATGAACAATGCATCAGGCAGGCATGGCGCAGGTGGGGGCAGCAAATTACTGCTGGGCGGTTTCATCGGCCTCGTCATCGGCGTATTGATCGCCTTCGGCGTCGTGCTCTACCTTAACAAGGCGCCGTTGCCCTTTCAGGAAAAAAATGGCCGGCCGGAGCAGGACCAGACCGTTCGCAAGGGACAGGAAGCGCTACCTCTGCCGGGCAAGCCCGGCGATGCCCCGGTCGAAAAACCGCGCTTCGAGTTCTACAAGATCCTGCCCGGCACGCAGGAAGCGGCGCCGGGCAACAATGCGACAAATCCGCCGCCGGTCGATGACCAGACATCGGGCCAGGCCCAGGTGCCGATGGAACTGTTCTATTTGCAGGTCGGCGCTTTCCAGAAAGCCACCGATGCCGACAACCTCAAGGCCAAGCTGGCGTTGATCGGTGTCGAGGCCAGCGTGCAGGATGTTGCCGTGCCGGACAAGGGCACGCTGCATCGCGTGCGTACCGGTCCCTATGCCACGCCTAACGAAATGAATCAGGTACGCACGCTGATGGCGCAGAACGGCGTGCAGGCCACACTGATCAAAGTGAAGGAAGCCGGCACCCCGGCACCGTCCACCGAATCCAAGCCGGGCAAACCCTAG
- a CDS encoding thiol:disulfide interchange protein DsbA/DsbL: MRIVKTLFAIIGFLVFLAAANAAPLQKGEHYDLLSPPQPTDVAPGKIEVLEFFSYTCPHCYHLEPSINPWIKKLPKDVGFIHVPFAGGQWAPSAKLFYTLDVMEVEDKLRGDVFASIHGDKSLNASNDTAIQAWAAKKGLDAKKFSDIYKSFAIQAKVQRALQLAASHKIEGVPTIVVDGRYVVLKNTIQSYDDLLALTDQIIDMARANKK, translated from the coding sequence ATGCGTATCGTGAAAACCTTGTTCGCCATTATCGGTTTTCTTGTTTTTCTGGCCGCCGCCAATGCCGCACCCCTGCAGAAAGGCGAGCACTACGATCTCCTCAGCCCGCCGCAACCGACCGATGTGGCGCCGGGCAAGATCGAAGTCCTCGAATTCTTCTCCTACACCTGCCCGCACTGCTATCACCTGGAACCGTCCATCAATCCCTGGATCAAGAAGCTGCCCAAGGACGTGGGCTTCATTCACGTACCGTTTGCGGGCGGCCAGTGGGCGCCCTCCGCCAAACTGTTCTACACGCTCGACGTGATGGAAGTTGAAGACAAGCTGCGCGGCGACGTCTTCGCATCTATTCACGGCGACAAGTCGCTCAACGCAAGCAATGACACTGCAATCCAGGCTTGGGCGGCGAAGAAAGGGCTCGACGCGAAGAAGTTCAGCGACATCTACAAGTCCTTCGCCATCCAGGCCAAGGTACAGCGCGCCCTGCAGCTCGCGGCCTCGCACAAGATCGAGGGCGTGCCGACCATTGTGGTCGACGGCCGCTACGTCGTGCTGAAGAACACCATCCAGAGCTATGACGATCTGCTCGCGCTGACCGATCAGATCATCGACATGGCTCGCGCCAACAAAAAATAG
- a CDS encoding SDR family oxidoreductase, with product MRVFITGASSGIGAALARAYAARGATLALAARREGALRELAATLPVQSFIYPLDVANAEALQAAANDFISRAGLPDIVIANAGVSAGTLTEKSGDLKAFERIFATNVMGMVNTFAPFAAAMRQRGGGWLVGIASVAGVRGLPGAGAYSASKAAAFAYLESLRVEMRDSGVKVVTIAPGYIATPMTAANDYPMPFLLDADAAARCMLRAIDRGARRAVMPWQMGVVATLMRLLPDAIYDRLAARAGRKPRGLRL from the coding sequence ATGCGCGTTTTCATCACCGGTGCCTCATCGGGAATCGGTGCGGCGCTGGCGCGCGCTTATGCGGCGCGCGGCGCCACGCTGGCATTGGCCGCACGGCGTGAAGGCGCGTTGCGCGAGCTGGCGGCAACCCTGCCGGTACAAAGCTTCATCTACCCGCTCGATGTCGCCAATGCCGAGGCTTTGCAGGCCGCCGCGAACGATTTCATCTCCCGCGCCGGCTTGCCCGATATCGTGATCGCCAACGCCGGCGTCTCGGCCGGTACGCTGACCGAAAAAAGCGGCGATCTCAAGGCCTTCGAGCGCATCTTCGCCACTAATGTCATGGGCATGGTCAACACCTTCGCGCCGTTCGCCGCCGCCATGCGTCAGCGCGGCGGCGGCTGGCTGGTGGGCATCGCCTCGGTAGCGGGTGTGCGCGGTCTGCCCGGCGCGGGAGCCTATTCGGCATCGAAGGCGGCGGCTTTTGCCTATCTGGAATCTTTGCGCGTCGAAATGCGTGATAGTGGTGTCAAGGTCGTCACCATCGCGCCGGGCTATATCGCAACGCCGATGACGGCGGCCAACGATTACCCGATGCCTTTTTTACTCGATGCCGACGCAGCAGCGCGCTGCATGCTGCGCGCCATCGACCGGGGTGCCCGCCGCGCCGTGATGCCGTGGCAGATGGGCGTTGTCGCCACCCTGATGCGCCTGCTGCCGGATGCGATCTACGACCGGCTCGCCGCGCGCGCGGGGCGCAAACCTAGAGGGCTACGACTCTAA